A single Carettochelys insculpta isolate YL-2023 chromosome 2, ASM3395843v1, whole genome shotgun sequence DNA region contains:
- the CHCHD7 gene encoding coiled-coil-helix-coiled-coil-helix domain-containing protein 7 isoform X3: protein MSRNVQRLRDHDANPCIAETDASRQCMDDNNYRKDMCSSYFLKYKNCRKFWHAIMIQRRREGVKPNMPTAKERESMLTSIGETPY, encoded by the exons ATGTCCAGAAATGTGCAGCGACTTAGAGACCATGATGCAAATCCATGTATAGCG GAAACAGATGCCTCTAGACAATGTATGGATGACAATAACTACAGAAAGGATATGTGTTCCTCCTATTTTTTAAAGTACAAAAACTGCAGAAAATTTTGG CATGCCATTATGATACAAAGGAGAAGAGAGGGGGTGAAACCAAATATGCCTacagccaaagagagagagagtatgtTGACGTCAATAGGAGAGACACCATATTGA
- the CHCHD7 gene encoding coiled-coil-helix-coiled-coil-helix domain-containing protein 7 isoform X2 gives MSRNVQRLRDHDANPCIAETDASRQCMDDNNYRKDMCSSYFLKYKNCRKFWPWDREDARYLNILDNREHAIMIQRRREGVKPNMPTAKERESMLTSIGETPY, from the exons ATGTCCAGAAATGTGCAGCGACTTAGAGACCATGATGCAAATCCATGTATAGCG GAAACAGATGCCTCTAGACAATGTATGGATGACAATAACTACAGAAAGGATATGTGTTCCTCCTATTTTTTAAAGTACAAAAACTGCAGAAAATTTTGG ccctgggaccgggaagatgccagatatttaaatattctggataatagagag CATGCCATTATGATACAAAGGAGAAGAGAGGGGGTGAAACCAAATATGCCTacagccaaagagagagagagtatgtTGACGTCAATAGGAGAGACACCATATTGA
- the CHCHD7 gene encoding coiled-coil-helix-coiled-coil-helix domain-containing protein 7 isoform X1: protein MSRNVQRLRDHDANPCIAETDASRQCMDDNNYRKDMCSSYFLKYKNCRKFWQPWDREDARYLNILDNREHAIMIQRRREGVKPNMPTAKERESMLTSIGETPY, encoded by the exons ATGTCCAGAAATGTGCAGCGACTTAGAGACCATGATGCAAATCCATGTATAGCG GAAACAGATGCCTCTAGACAATGTATGGATGACAATAACTACAGAAAGGATATGTGTTCCTCCTATTTTTTAAAGTACAAAAACTGCAGAAAATTTTGG cagccctgggaccgggaagatgccagatatttaaatattctggataatagagag CATGCCATTATGATACAAAGGAGAAGAGAGGGGGTGAAACCAAATATGCCTacagccaaagagagagagagtatgtTGACGTCAATAGGAGAGACACCATATTGA